The Gossypium hirsutum isolate 1008001.06 chromosome D02, Gossypium_hirsutum_v2.1, whole genome shotgun sequence region GCATGTCGATGATAATCTACTTATCGAAAATGATGTAGGAGAATTGTCATCAGTTAAACTATGGTTAGCTCAATAGTTTAGCATAAAGGACTtgggtgaagctagttatattcttTGAATTCGAATCCTTAGGGATTGGAAGAATAAAACGATAGCActatctcaagcttcatacatcAATAAGGTACAAGAACATTTTGCAATGACCGATGGAAAGCCAGACGTTCAGCCGACTGCATtaggttttcatctttctttataTGACTATCCTAAGATAGCGgaagaaagagagcatatgagTATGTTCCATATGCTTTGACagttggaagccttatgtatgtGATGCTTTGCACATGTCCAGATATTTGTTTTGCAGTAGGAATGGTTAGTCAATATCATGCGAATCTAGGTCACAAGCATTAGCAAGTTGTAAAacatatattaaggtatcttaaaagaaccaatgattatatgcttgtgtattatGGGGAAGACCTTACTCTTGTTGGATACACAGACTCAGACTTCAaacatgaaaagatttaaggAAATCGACTTCAGGATATGTATTTGTTTTAGGTCGTGGAGCCATAGTATGgagaagtgtaaaacaaacttgcaCTACTGACTCTACCATGAAGGCCGAGTATGTGACTGCTTTTAAAGCAACgaaagaagcaatatggcttcGAAAGTTCTTAATCGAAATTGAAGTTGTTCCTAGTATGAAAAAACTATAACACTGTATTGTGATAATAGTGCTGCAATAGCAAATACCAAGGAAATGGGAAGTTATAAGAGGACGAAACACATTGATCTTAAGTATCACTTGATACGAGAGGTAGTAGCCGAAGGAATTATAGATGTGATGAAAGTAACTTTTGAAAGTAAGCTTTCGAATCTAtttactaagactcttgtaactaggagttttaacaaacacgGCAAGGATATGAGAATgcgaaacatgacacatttacttcatTAGGGCAAGTGGGAGACAGTAGGGAAGTGTGCCCATATTggagtaaacatgtaactgttttctatttatttgaatgatgaataaataaataatgttaatttcacatttcactattatgtattttgtatttatgtcttttatattttacatgcatagcgaaattgtgacaagaaaatattagttcattgattgtctaaagttcaaactgatgataagttgcattgtaaagaacgtttacattgcgaaaAAGACAAcatacttcagtagataatctaaatgagtctgtaatcctataaaagaatcaaagtgaggaTTTGATTctaatactgagaaggattattatgtcgtctacaattctaattagggagatggctagtcttggttaTCGAAGCATATGACTCGACGAGTAGAGaaatagatgtattcattggtagaatgatgcattagactggacccaagatgagttaattttgaatctgtttgtgaattaattcacttgtgacgttcatggtgtgatttacctaaatcctgagttagtaattgaccatgcgtatgcaactcatgtgctttgatataaatggaggcttatgctctaaagatgatcgagcatagctgatatgttgggtacatgacttatgTATGGCATGTCTTTACTAGctatagtggaattcatagttcaattaaagagttaatgatctCTCactggcattgtgtggattgataaatatggaacgtggccacgagttgcttattctcgaacgagcaatttatcacaattatttgttgacattgatcatattaatcattaaaaagacacaatggtgataatgagatcaagtaggattgtattgagtgaacagatttaGCTCAAAGAAATCAAGAATATCTtaatgagggtaacacacacatgacgagatcattggacaaagtagttggatgaattactttcataaagagtatacaataaggagttttcaatcatggtacttcttatggACTGTCTcgatgattaagtaattgtgaattatcataacgatgcttttggacataattgcaatcactagaacctagtatatgtctgattggtctctccgctagctcaacaaatgCTCGATccgactgcatttgaatcagaagaaaattctacgactttgggaataatttaattgagtcgatttattcgatgtggaattaaattaggtggttgtgAGAATTTTTTAActtgagaatttgattaaagaattttcttgaaaatttaatttggaaaatctaagtgatttttggcaaaattaattttgatcaagtaaaattaaattaatcaaataaattaaaattaatatgatatttttgaaagttaattttcaagtcagacaattgtcccaatgggtaattgaacttgaaaattagacttgAGATCATAAATTAGGCCCGtaagcccaaaatcgagaccaagacccaaaaactagtcAAATCGGGTCTTGTATGTGAAATTGGGTCGACGGTCCAACTGGTGGCTTGACCAAACTGATTGGGTCATCATTGACCCAGATTGAATCAGCAGTAACCGAATCGGCTCGGGGTACCGTAAGGGTATCGCATCTGCACCACCAGACACAATGGTGTCGATGGCTACGACTGCGACGTCCTAGAAGTCGACGGCGGTTGGTCGttggtggttgagcagtggaagagttacactcctactgagactctaccagagaatttgatttcatattaattattctaaaaataatattatttgaatagtttaatattaaattaaattctatacttatcttaatagtattttattaatttaatactaaggtgattatcttaatattaaatttaatctaatgtttatcttgtatataaatattctattattttaataagataaatattaggttaaatttaatattaaagtgattaagtttaatcatagtttaaCTCCCTAAACTCTTcttatataaagagagcattgggtcattatttacacacacttgaattcaagaaaaagttgtagagagaaatttCTCTGAAGATATTATTCtagaaatttctagagatatttttctgatttacaacttgacccaaaagtttaaggaaattgtaaaattaccccaccagtaatttttgtgaaaatttttttgattcaAAGTGAATCCATGCTCGACAGACATGAGCTTGAGGGtagcagagaagactactcggttgaagcgttcatcctagacaaattgaaaaggtacaattttgattaagtttttattactttagatatcacatccaagatcttgttttagaaaaatttttaaaactctagttttttttcctaaatttattttttgctgCGTTTTCCAAACATGTTTTTCCAACATCCAGATTGTGCCATGGTCATGgacttttttttagaattttcataTCAGAAttcgtgtttactgtcccgaAGGACTTCATTAGTTACCACTACGGTGACCAAACTCATAACACAACCTCTCCACACTTGGATACACCTcattcccaaacattttaagtctAGCATCAAATATCCAGTATAAACACACATTCAGGAAGGCTAAATTCATTTCCTTAAATAAATCACACTTCAATACATGCTTCATACACATCAACACGACCACAACTCACAATATATgttccacacacacacacaaatacAATTACTTCACAGAATCACATTTATCCAAACACAATTCATTACATTCCAAACTCATATAGACTTATACCAAGATTACATACTTATCTTCAACAGTCATTCATGAATTGATTCACCAATTATAGAACATGGATTATTAAAGgtttttttagaaaaacttgTAGGGGTCGATATTAGGGACAGACCTAAGACTCATCCGTTGTAACTACCAACTTCAAAATCAGATATTCAATCCAAACTAGCAATAACAActacttaaataatataaattcacCATTAATACCCATTTACAAACAGATTGCTAACACTTCATTGGCAGAAAATCCCCATATAGGCCTTCTTATTCATATATTACTGTATATATACTTCATAGTATCCTTACTCTTAACATGCAGAGTTGTAATACTTACCTGGAGATGGAATAACCACTCATTAACTAAGAACCCTAGCTTCCAATTTAACGAGAAAAGATACAATTTAgagttaagaaaaaaaattagaaactaACATTGAAGGGAGAGGGAAAAGAACCTTTTCCATAACCCTTCTCACACGTATAAATATGAGCCATCTTACTTAGTGGAACTTGACAAGTGTTCGTAAATTTCAGAATATGCCTTTCCTCATGGCCTACAGAACTTAGAGTAAACATAAATAAGAGCCTTTTCCATATGCCACTTTTTCAATCAGTTTAGTTGGTTTACAACTAGATTTAGTTACTGAGACATGCTCTACACAGTACTTAAACAAACTAGGCGTAATAACCTTCAGCGATGACTTACACAAAGCTTACTTTTCTTTTTTATCGACTTTTTTCTTTTACTGAAGAACATGCCCATGACTAAATCATAATATACTTCTATGGGCGTATACACTATTTGCCAAAATAATAGTTCGCTAGAGGCTACAATTTGGCAAACTAGCTACTAGAGTGCGCCAGAATAGACATCATCTCGCCTACGGGCCTTAAATTTAGCTCATCTATATTTGGGGTATGATAGGTGGACAGTCCAAGTGCAAGCCAAAATGGCAGACAGTCCAAGTACAAGCTAAAGCGAAGGACGGTCTAAGTGCAAGCCAATGTGGTGGGCAATCTAAGTGCAAGCCAAAGTTGGTGCAAGCCAAAGTGGCAGACAATCTAAATGCAAGCCAAAGTGGGTGCAAGCCAAAACAACAAACAATCTAAATGCAAGCCAAAAGTGGGTGCAAGCCAAAGTGGTGGACGGTTTAAATGCAAGCCAAAAGTGGTGGATAGTCTAAGTGCAAGCCAAAGTGGTGGGCAATCAAAATGCAAGCCAAAGTGGCGAATAGTCCAAGTGCAAGCCAAAGTGGCAGACAGTCCAAGTGGAAGACAAAATGACAGACAATCCAAGTGTAAGACACTCCATAGCAGAAAGAAGTATGTGCAAGAAGAAATAGGGCTAGGCAAGATGTGTTTGAAGGAAAGCTGCAAACCAAGGCTGTGAAAGAGGAAAAGAGTCCATGTGAAGAACAAATCTAACACAAAATATTGGGATAGTCAAGTGTGCAAGTTAGATTTGGTTGAGGATGAGGCCAAAGTTGAAGATGAATTGCTTGAGCAGGGTCAACTTGAAACAAAGCATCTTGGGACTACCAAGCTAAAAAAATTTGATGAATAATTGGTATTTTCAATGTGGAGGCCAATGAGGAGTGTTAAAAAGTGGCCAACCATGTTGCTATGATGATTTTTTTGAATGCATGCAACTTGTATGCATGCTGTAGAAATTGTGCATGGTGCAGTAACATATTTTCTGTTTTAGTTGCaatgtaatttaatttggttgaaaatgaacAAGTTTTATGACAACTTGATGTGTTTATGTAGGTAAAAGACTTGTTTAGTTAACTTGTTttagtgtacaagcaatgtttcaCAACTTACTAGGCTGGTTAGTGCTAGTAGTTGTGTTTGGTAGAGAAGATTGtctataaaatatatgtattactTTGTTTATGGTAATGAAAATCAGTTTTTCATTCCTTGATGcacgtttgtgagcaagtaaaatgTTTCATGCATCTTGCTACTTTGTTCTTTGTCCTGTTTTCTACTTTTGCTGCTGATAAAACGCCAACAATGGTGGAGTTGGAGGAGGAAAAGGCAAATTAACGGCTTTGGTAGAGGAAGCGATGGTTCAAGAACAAGCAACAACAACCTTGAATGTAAGGTTAACGTGTATTATAAATACATGGTGTTTAAGTGAAGATAATATATAGTTTGAGTCTGCCAAGTacaatattattgttattactatTGTTAAATTTCTAGGCTTGCAATTGTTATCAGAGAAACTacaatgtaaaattttattttttatataaactttagtgtaaaattctatattttaaatttattctatatttttaaatatttgtgtattttttttttagaattaggaccaGATTAAGATAATTTTGTAAAGTtgaaggttaattttttaaaattataactaagTCGACATAATAGGTAAAAGTTGAAGGATAAATTTGTTATCATACCAATTTTTTAACTAACCATAGTTGGATGactattttgaaacttttaaaagTATGGCCACCAAAACAGATATTTAAGCTAGTTGAGTGACCTACAATCtagtttatcattttttaaatatttatagtctatgaattttattttatttctaggaTTTGTGACTTTTCTTCCAATAATATATCTCCAAAATTCTAACTTAACCTTTTTAAACTTTGTCATGTCATTATTATTAGAGTTAATTGCACCAAATATCTCCAAACTAtggcctttattttaaaataatcctCAAACTCAAAAGATTGTAAATTACATTTCCAAATTgtcaatattatatcaataatgttCTTCTGTTGCTAAAATCATTAAATGAGACGTCAAATCTAATgagacataatttaaaataaaaaaacttaaagaaaaatgaatattgtaaaaatattgaTTTCGAGGCTtttgaaattattgcaaaaactatcatttattttctcttttactttatttttaattttaatttttaaaagttgtatcaacaacattttacttttccttaaaaatatcattttaaattaataGTGTCAATAATAAAAGGATGAgataaatagtttaaaatattttaaagttgggagaataatttaaaataaagatgCAATATTGTTAATCTAGTATTTCATAATATCATTTTATCGTTTCAACTTTTAAAGacgaaatatttttttgaaatattttaaagacAACATTTAAAGATTGATTATAATAATATTGTTGCATGGAAAAAGAATTCCCACGTCAGCGAAAAGGCTTACGTCTGACGTGTGCTTAGTGTTATTAGAAAAGTCAAAGGTCGAGAAAGTTTAAGGCAGGTCACACATATCACACGCCATGCACAAGTTTCCTTTTTTCGAGgctaaaataccaaaataccatCACAGTTCTcgttaaatttaccactcaatcaACGATCTAAGGACATATTAGAAATTTTcatcgcaataatatcaccaAATCTGAAAAATTACAAATGAGGCAAAAAAATACGAGTAATATTCGGCCATAAAATGCATATATTCATTCCCTCTAAACCAGGCGGTTAAGCCTCACAATCCAACGTAACTGTAAATCTTTCTTGGCAGCCATGAAATCAGTTCTAAAATCCCTTGTAAACTCAATCTTCCTTGTTCTTTTCATCATCTTTTCATCTTCTACTCCACTTGTATTGGCTCAATGTGAAGCAGAGACCAAGACTAATGGATGCCATAACTACAGAGAATCCATGAAGCTAAAAATCATTGCCATTGTCGCAATTTTACTATCCAGCATGATTGGCGTGTGTCTACCATTGTTTTCTGGTCAGTTTCCGTCACTTAAACCCGACAGGGACTTGTTCACCATTGTCAAGGCATTCGCCTCCGGTGTTATTCTAGCGACTGGGTACATGCACGTGCTACCGGATTCTTTCAACGACCTTATGTCCGGGTGTTTGCCTGAAAATCCATGGAGGAAGTTCCCTTTCACAACCTTCGTCGCAATGCTGTCGGCTGTGTTGACCCTTATGGTGGATTCATTTGCAATGAGTGTATACAAGAAACGTTGCGGTAAAGCTTTAATGGTGGATGCTAACAATGGTGGTGGATTGGAAAATACGAACGTTGTACCAATCGATAATTTTGAACACGGCCATAGCCATTCACTTGAGATGAATGACGACGTATCATCACAATTGTTAAGGCATCGAGTTATTACTCAGGTATATATACATGTTTGAATCCTCAAATTCGATGGTTTTGCTTTTCAAGTCTTTACATTATATATTTCCTAAATGTAGGTATTAGAGTTGGGAATTGTAGTTCATTCAGTGGTGATTGGTCTTGCAATGGGAGCCTCTGGCAATCAATGCACCATTCGATCACTCATTGCTGCCCTTTGCTTCCATCAAATGTTTGAGGGGATGGGACTTGGTGGATGCATACTGCAGGTAACCCCCAACATTGCACTATTTTCTCATTCAAATATCCATTTAGTGTACAATATTGATTAACATTATGTTTGATATGTGCAGGCTGAATATGAGATAAAAATGAAAGCAATCATGGTATTCTTCTTTTCAGCCACAACGCCACTTGGAATAGTTCTGGGAATTGGTTTGTCCAAGGTTTACAGTGAGACGAGTCCAACTTCACTTATGGTGGTGGGACTACTTAATGCTTGCTCAGCAGGGTTGCTGAATTACATGGCACTGGTTGATCTCCTTGCAGCTGATTTTCTGGGCCCTAAGCTTCAAACAAATATGAAGCTCCAGGCTTGGTCATATGTTGCAGTTTTACTTGGTGCTGGATTTATGTCTTTGATGGCAAAATGGGCTTAGTCATTTCAACATATACAtgtctttttttagttttttaatctttttgtttttttttttttgcttcaacAGATGAGTTTATAGTGAATCAACACTTAT contains the following coding sequences:
- the LOC107936556 gene encoding zinc transporter 7, which encodes MKSVLKSLVNSIFLVLFIIFSSSTPLVLAQCEAETKTNGCHNYRESMKLKIIAIVAILLSSMIGVCLPLFSGQFPSLKPDRDLFTIVKAFASGVILATGYMHVLPDSFNDLMSGCLPENPWRKFPFTTFVAMLSAVLTLMVDSFAMSVYKKRCGKALMVDANNGGGLENTNVVPIDNFEHGHSHSLEMNDDVSSQLLRHRVITQVLELGIVVHSVVIGLAMGASGNQCTIRSLIAALCFHQMFEGMGLGGCILQAEYEIKMKAIMVFFFSATTPLGIVLGIGLSKVYSETSPTSLMVVGLLNACSAGLLNYMALVDLLAADFLGPKLQTNMKLQAWSYVAVLLGAGFMSLMAKWA